One window of the Cardinium endosymbiont of Culicoides punctatus genome contains the following:
- the tsaD gene encoding tRNA (adenosine(37)-N6)-threonylcarbamoyltransferase complex transferase subunit TsaD codes for MFSYRDNSVLNILGIESSCDETAASVVQDGNVLSNIVASQLIHQQYGGVVPEFAARAHQTNIVPTVTAALAQAGIEKHALHAVGFTQGPGLLGPLLVGSCFAKSLAFALGIPLIGVHHIQAHVLGNFIEDPKPSFPFLCLTVSGGHTQILLVKNYFCMEVLGETQDDAVGEAFDKIAKLMGFSYPGGALIDQYAKGGNTKAFSFSKANMPNFDFSFSGIKTAFSLFIQQKQTSFIEENRADICASIQALLVDMLLDKLVQAAQKTGIRSIALAGGVAANSHLRQQLQALSGRHGWTISIPSMVYCTDNAAMVAITAYYKYQFGHFSDLSTRCFPRMEL; via the coding sequence ATGTTTTCATATAGAGATAACAGCGTTTTGAATATTCTTGGCATTGAATCGTCATGTGACGAAACAGCGGCCTCCGTAGTACAAGACGGAAATGTATTAAGCAATATTGTAGCCAGTCAGCTTATACATCAACAGTATGGCGGTGTGGTCCCAGAATTTGCAGCCAGGGCACATCAAACAAATATTGTTCCTACTGTAACTGCCGCACTTGCACAAGCAGGTATAGAAAAACATGCCTTACATGCTGTTGGTTTTACGCAAGGTCCTGGTCTATTAGGCCCTCTGCTCGTTGGTAGTTGTTTTGCAAAATCTTTGGCCTTTGCGCTTGGTATTCCGTTAATAGGTGTGCATCATATTCAAGCGCATGTGCTGGGAAACTTTATTGAAGATCCAAAACCCAGTTTCCCTTTTTTATGTTTAACAGTCAGTGGGGGGCATACCCAAATCTTATTGGTAAAAAATTATTTTTGTATGGAAGTTTTGGGAGAGACCCAAGATGATGCAGTAGGGGAAGCATTTGATAAAATTGCTAAGCTTATGGGATTTAGCTATCCAGGGGGTGCGTTGATAGATCAATATGCCAAGGGAGGAAATACTAAAGCCTTTTCTTTTTCAAAAGCCAATATGCCCAACTTTGATTTCTCTTTTAGCGGAATCAAAACAGCGTTCTCTCTTTTTATACAACAAAAACAAACCTCTTTTATAGAGGAAAATCGTGCCGATATTTGTGCAAGTATTCAAGCGTTGCTTGTTGATATGCTATTAGATAAGTTGGTTCAAGCTGCTCAAAAGACAGGTATACGTTCTATTGCATTGGCAGGAGGTGTTGCCGCAAATAGTCATTTACGACAGCAACTTCAAGCATTATCCGGACGGCATGGATGGACTATTTCCATTCCTTCTATGGTTTATTGTACAGATAATGCTGCTATGGTTGCCATTACAGCTTATTATAAATACCAGTTTGGACACTTTTCGGATCTATCTACAAGGTGTTTCCCTAGAATGGAACTGTAG